The sequence tAGGTTATCAAGTATTTTGACTTCAGTATTTTAATTGCAACGAAAATTTACCGTTAGTCCTATTGTTTCTAATTCAATTTGTGAATCTTGTCTAATGGCCaagatccattagttacctctacAATCTCTAATTCTCAAGCAATAATCTTTGAATTGTGTAACCTCTAAGGTCCTTctctaataaaatatattgatgatactcgttatttcttattatttgttGATGATCATACTTGCTTCTTTTGAATCTATTTACTACAAACTaactgattttaaaaactaatttaactTAAGACCTAAATTAACTTCCATCTAATTGATtgtttaaatcaaaataaaacaaccTTAAACAAATTTGATTTGGTTCGGTTCAATATTTCCATCActtggttgaattttgatttaagCATAAATCAATTACATCTATTCCCACCAATTTTGTCTTCAAGAACCAACTTAACCTAGCCGTTTTGCACCTCTACGACCAAATCTGCTTTCAAGACAACCGTGTTTGGACTTGgtcaatttgaagatgaaggaaaaataactcATTCTTTTATCTCCAAATTTTGAAGTAGGGCCATGTTGGGGCCAACCTCTCTCCTATACATGTTGATCCAAAACTTGGCCAAATTACAAAACATTTTGGTagagtttcatctttgaccatatatgaattttgataaatcgttaatatcttaatttagagtatgtttgataattattttatgatatatttttaattttgataatatttaaaaatattatagacacttcttaaaataattttcaaatgaattttaaatcattaaattaaaatagtaaattaacAACATGGGAGAGGTCTTGATCTTCGGAAGGAAAGGAGCCAAACCCGGCAATCCACTAGTAGGAATTGACCTTGCGTTGcatcaaggaaaaagaaaaacacaaaaaggaaaaaggaaaaatggaatacAAGAACTCCAAACTCTCTCATTATCGTCTCTCAGTCTTAGGTAAAGTCCTGTCCAAATATATCCATAAGACTCCTGCAATCCCTCTGTTCCACAAGAGACTCAGCTTCTGACTCGTGTTGCTAACAAAGTTTTCCACACCCACCAATTCCCACAATGAAAATGGGATTTCTCTATACCTCCCTGCTCTCTCAACCCATGGCAATGCCTCTCCTCTTTATGGCACTAGCGTTTTCATTTCTTCCCCACACACAATCCAAGCTCAGCGCCGCTTACTACGACAAAACATGCCCTCTGTTCAAACCCATTATGCGGGAGATCATAAGCACCAAGCAAATCAACGACCCCACCACAGCTGCCGCCACTCTCCGCCTCTTCTTCCACGACTGCATGGTCGAAGGCTGCGACGCCTCCGTCCTCATCTCCTCCAACTCCTTCAACACGGCCGAGCGCGACGCCGACATCAACCTCTCCCTCCCAGGCGACTCCTTCGACCTCATCACCCGCGCCAAAATCGCCATCGAGGTCCAGTGTCCCGGCATTGTCTCCTGCGCCGACATCCTCGCCATCGCCACCCGTGATCTCATCGTCATGGTCGGCGGCCCCTACTACGAGGTTCGCCTCGGCAGAAAAGACGGCTTCATTTCTAAGGCGTCTCGAGTGGACGGCAACTTCGCCACATCTTCCATGTCTGTATCTGAAATGCTCTCTCTTTTCGAGTCCAAAGGATTCACAGCGCAAGAAATGGTGGCCTTGACTGGTGCACATACCATTGGCTTCTCCCACTGTAAGGAGTTCAGCCACCGGCTCTACAACTTCAGCAAAACTTCTGAGTTCGATCCAACCTACAACCCTAAATATGCAGAAGCCTTGAGAAAGCTCTGCGCAAATTACACTTCGAACACAGCAATGGCGGCCTTCAACGATGTGGTGACGCCCAGCAAATTCGACAATATGTATTACTTAAATTTGAAAAGGGGGTTGGGGCTATTGAGTACGGACCACGCTCTGTATTTGGATTCCAGGACAAGGCCCTACGTAGATCTATATGCAGCGAACCAGACAGCCTTTTTTCAAGCCTTTGCTCATGCAATGGAGAAGGTGAGTGTTCATAAGATTAAAACTGGAAGGAAGGGAGAGGTCCGGCGCAGATGCGATTCTTTCAACAATTTTAAGACTTCCTGAAAACCCACAACAAAATATGGTGATCCTTTGCATCATGTATTCTATGTAAATGATGATGACAACGTACATGAGCTACTTCTTTGTCCTTTTcttaccattttcttttgacCTTATTACGGAGAGTCCCTGAAGATCATGCTTTTCTTCTAAATCTCATCCACATCAGCCCgcgaaaaaaggaaaaggggcAGTTATAATATACCTACCCTCTGCACCAGTTTCTCAAGAGCGGGAATTTTGGCTCAATTGTCTGTTTACCCAAACATAATACTGACTTTGAAACTAGCCCTCTgctcttttttggttttaaattagaatgaaactattttcaaaatatggttttaaataaattaaaaaataaaagatgaaatataAGAGTAAAGGAGAACATTTTGaacaaaagtttcaaaaaaatttcactaaaaataatatttgtgacCTAATTAAACTCCAAAACCATGTATTTGTTAAGTAAAAAACTGTTATTTATATccaatgtttgtttttttattaaataaaataaaaaatcaaaatatttaattttttttatttagttaaaaataatcattGATATCAACAAACATAACCAAATTAAACCGACTCAAAAGTTAGTTCCCTAGTATAATTGGACTATTTGGTGCGGCCTATATAAAAAAGGGTCTCTATGCTTTTAGAAAGCAAGTGAACTACTCGGTGCCTATGTGGGAGTCCTTATAAAGAACCTCTTGtattccattgaaaatcaataaaatacgGAGAGCCCCATAATCTATGTGTGTATCTTGTGGCTTGGAGGAAGATTGGCCTAGAGTATGTCTAGATGCCACACACgcaaaaacttttattatattgATCGGGAAGAGCTCCATAATTTGTGTGTATCTTGTGGCTTGGAGGAAGGTTAGCCTACAATGTGTCTAGGCGTCGCACAAACACAAAAACTTAAGAAGATTCAGAATTATGTcaagtttactttaattatattgattgatattaatatggTATTTtcagttgaatagaaaaaattaaaatattaatttttttctattcaaccaaaaaacaaacacaatctTGAACTCCTTGTATATccattcatttttcctttttgtttaaaaaataaaattatatattcaatatCTACGATACCCTCTTATCTATCCCTCCATAACCCTAATCTTTTCTActcaatttcttcattttcttcctccttAATTTTGTGTTAGTCGTCACCAGGCCGTCAATCACCCCCAATAGTCTGACCGTGTcccctacaaaaaaaaaaaaaaggaggattaaagaaagggaagaaattgaagaaattaggaagaaaagaaaatctcgaaatagagaagaaaaaaaatcagggTTTTGGAAGTGGATGAGATGAGGATAAAGAAAGGGTATTTTGGGTattgaatatataaattttattctttaaaaaaaaaaataggaaaaagggTAGGTGCACGGGGAGTTTAGATAGATGcaaataataattcttttacTAGATAAACCTTATCTAAAAGTTTCAATGTATGTACAAATTCAACACTCTACAATAATATAGATTGGATATTGTATTTTAATGGAATAGGATTAGAAGATGGGAATTTTAATAGGACTGAAATGACACTCGCTATTTTTTATTCCAGATGTGAAACCAATTGAAGTGGAATCTTGTAAAATAACATACAACTtagataatatttaatatttaagaaatgaaatgatGACAGAGATATATGACAAGGGAATGAAGTCATGGAGGCGTCATCAGCTGAGGGCGGTGCCAGCTTGAGCATGATAAGGACTTAAAACAACATTTAAATATTCCACATGTTGCTAATCGCACCGCCTCACACGACTCAGACCTTGTGACTTGGGCAATCCATTGTACAACTTTCGGTCCGGGCGAGTTGGCAACTATAAACGTGTTCGTTGTGAAAATGCACAACACAGCCCAAGCATTTCGTTCAATGGAATTACGAGTTCCGTCTAACTCAAGGGGAGACACGGAAAAAAGGAGCACGACATAATTGAAAGGGGATAAACACAGACACAGCCGTCTATTTTTCCGTTGCAATTTTTGAAGTCTGCTTCATAAACATCATGGGAAAAACGTGACTTGACTTTTGTTAAGGACGAAACAAACTTGAAGAGTTCATGATGCCATGGGAGATAGAGATATATTgcttttattgtatttatttaataaattaatgggATGAAATAAGCCTTAATTTATGCATCTAATCCTTCCCatgtttttactttaaaaaaaaaacacatttattatataaattcttttaactattttaagtatttacatgtaaaaaaattttataaaaatatacttaaaatatttttatcctgaATAAGgtcaataaatttcaaaatttaggttTCAATGactttttgaattaaataacccttatttatttattttgttcgTTGATAAATACATGCTTTCACTTTGGGTCTAAAAATCAAGGCTGGCGTTCCCAGCTATCGCTACGTTCTGGTTTTTCAGGATGTAATGATTTCGCTTAAAGGACCTTCAAATGCCCTCAAACTCCAACCAATTAAGTGGCCTGGATTTGGATCAGCAGTTGGGAACACAGCCTCAATTTAACATTCAATAGCCAGCCCCTCATATTAGGCACCGACGATGATCAGAGGCAGTAGTAATTCCACTGCTAATTTTCATCAAACGATGAATGCTTTCAATCATAGTCGTATAGCTAAGAAACAGCCCTATTTTTAACCCTTCGTCTCAATACACAAACAGTTTACAAAGCCACTGGCCTCAACCACTGTCTCTTGGATTAATGAACCACGTAACAAGGACAAGAaggaataagaaacaaaaaattcgCCACTGCCTGGGATTTCTCATTAATTACAGTGGATTAACTGACCTCAAACAGTTTCATGAAGCTGAAAGTATGCCTCGATGCCCATGGATCCCCAACCACTCGGGTGGATTCAACCTGCTCCCATATTATTCTTGGGCTTTTAACCCAAAAATAACCCATCCTAAGAGTCAAGGCAAGGAGCTTCACAAATAAATCATGCAATTTACAGGCAACAATGCTGAGAATACTGGGAAAATAGCTAGAGCATATGACCAAAGgcagcaaaaaggaaaaagaaaataattttacaataaCAACCGAGTTGCAATCCTTTACATGCTAGAGTAATGGAGTCGTTCCACCTGAACCATCATCTCCACTTCATCTTTGATGAACAACAGTCTGGTGCAGGATTTGCTTCATATATTTGGCTTACACAAATGTGGAACCACTGCAGACTGCAGgcaatatataatttatcactTAAGTGTTCCCGGTTTAAATTTTTCCTGTACCATTAAGGAAACTAGTTCTTGAGTATAATTAAACCTAATGTGAAAATGGGAAGACAAATCATAACAGGAAAAGGTTCTGCCAATTCTCACCCAATTCAGCAAGGCTTGCTCTTATCCACCTTTAAGTGGATGTTGtaccatttctttttctttggccTTTCCCGGAACGCAGGTTTCTTATCTTTCACTTGACCGTCATCTTTCGAATCTTTCGAAAGGCCCCTGTTCTTGCTTCTACTTCGTTTTATTGATGGAGCACTGGAGTATGAGGCATGAATTTCATTCCTTTGCTTGAGAAGGTCATCAATCTGCCAAACCAACATCAATAAGTCAAGAAGAGCCAAAACAGTACTATCAAAAATAGAGAGTTCAGGCACAAAGCTTTTAGTGTTGGAACTGACGGCTTGCATTTCTTGTGCATATCTACTGGTCATCTCAGTAAATTGTGTAAGGACCTGTCAATACTTTGAAACAATAAGCACAAAACAGGAAGGGAAAATGAAgtacaagaagaaaaagaaaggtcCTCTCATGGGCAACATAATGCTTTCGACAAAGTCCATACCTCTCGGTATTCGGTTTCAAAATTTGAGAGTTCCACCCTTTTTGTTAGTATTTGGGCTTCCACAGCTCTAAGATTTTCCTTCTCTTCTGCAAAAGGAGCTGTGCAAAGTGCTTCTATTGTGTAGCTTACACTCTTGAAAAAATTGTCACCTAAAGAAAGGCACCAGAATACATGCAAAATGTAGTAGTTAGGTCCATGCAAGTACACAATTAAGAAGAATGAACCCTAAACTGGACATAGAAGGTCCCATAAAGAAGGAACAAAAAACTGACCATAAACAGCAAATACATGGGTACCAGCCTTTAGTTCAGTCATTTCACAAGGTTGGAACCCATCCAATCTTTTGAAGAAAGCAGAATCTGGATCCTTTGCAGCTGCCATCTATAGACAGCACAAAACCAAATGTAAAATTGACGAACAAAACCAACACCAGAGAAAAAGAGCTGACTTAAATATCTTTACAATATTATTAACTCACCGAGTTAACTGTTTGATCCAACCGATAAACagggaaaccaagaaaataCATTCCAGCAGATGTAACCTTTCCTGTTCTGGCACTGTCCTCCTAcaccaaaattaaattaaataaaagttaccTCAAGTGAAATAGTGGTACGAGCATGTCCTAACAACAAATTCACTAGAAGATGCCAATTGAAACtttaataaatcaattcaaTGAAGCCCTAATCCCAACCAAAGTGGAAAGAACAGAAAAATAAGAATGGCATCAAGATCCAGGATCCCCAAACTTGCATCATGACTACCAAACAACTAAATAAAACTAGGGCATCCAAATGTTGTGATCAAGAAGAGAGGAGACAAATAAGAATATAATCAAGGGGAAGAAGATTATcgcttaaaaattaattttgaacatTGGTGAGTGCATTGTTATGGCACAGTattcaatttcttcaacaaaggTGCCAAACTTGCCCTTTAAATTCTACCCCATGTCTCTTGTATCATTTTGtattgataaaagaaaaggaacaacTGCAAAGGGAGGAAAAAACCTCCTTGAATGAAAAGATatggagaaaacaaaatgaacaatgAAAGAAACCAAGAGTAGTATAATAAGGGAGAGAGAAAATCGAATCTACAAAACACAGGAAAGAACAAAGAAAGCAAAGAACCAAAGGAACTGTTAAAACAACCTAAGGACTATTTGCTAAGGAGATGATACCCTCCAATGAAGTTCACATTTGCATTGAGGAATCACAATCCATTGGTTATGTTGAATTGTGTAGAGCCTAATTATACTATACACTTTTTTGCATAACTGTAGATCAATAAGGTTAATGAGGAGAATAATGGGGGGATGTTGAGTTGTGTAGAGCCTAATTATACTATACACTTTTTTCCGTAACTGTAGATCAATAAGGTTAATGAGGAGAATAATGGGCTCCCCCCACTTGTGGGTTCAAGGGCATGAGCCCCTGAGGAGAATTTTTTAAGGGATATTTTAGGTATTCTATACATATATTAGTTTATCCTAATTTTCATGTTATATAAGGGATTATTAGGATGACTAATTTTAAATACGTGAAAATAGAGGAGAGGCGATTATTGTAAGGTGTGAGATCATCCTGTATTTTTGGTGTATGTAGCTCTCACATTGGGAGTGAAATACTATAAATCCTATGTGTGTTTTGTCTATCTTCTATTTCTTGTTTATTATTGGCCTCATAAATAGAGATTTGTTTCTAACAGATTAGACCATACATAAGAAAACTcatgatttcaaaaaattccaATTGGAAGTGAGCTCAAAATAGGCATAAGCTGCAAACTATAAATCGGATTATTGTGCAACCAGAAACCAAGTGTGGAATGCAAGTGCATCTTGTAGAGTATCAAAGAAGTTATGTCAAGAAAATCTTTCATTACTTCAGTTCTAGAATCCAGCTGTTCTTCATTTGTAATTTAGATATCATCGTAGAGAATTCAAATAGACTGTTCTATATCACCCAGATGATGCATCCCCCAACAGAACTGCAGTTGAAATGACCTACCTGTAGTGAGAGGTTTAGTCCACCACCTTCCTCTTGATCAAAATACAATAGCTGCACAAAGCCAAGACTGTTACTCACAGTGCAACACTAGTAGTGATAACATCTTGGTAAAAATTCATGAAACTTTTCAATGTAAAAATATCAATAGAATGCCAGAAGAATTTTACATAtctgaatttaaaaaatttatcaaatatatatatatatattggaaatgTGAAAGAATTCGATACCTCATAGTTGAACAATTCATGCACAAACTGCCCTTAAAAAAGGGTAATAAAAGCTTCAATGTGTGAATATTTTTAACTTAGATTAGAATTGCATTAACTGTGGTTTGACAGTTCAATGCCAATGGTCCCTACGATCAaactataattaaataaatgccATTTGGAGCAAAAGCAATAACCTAAAAAGCTTaagcaaattttctttttttcacataaaGCAAAgatctatcaaaaataaaagcAGGGTAAAACCCATGATACATGAAGTTCTCATATTCCTGAAAACTTTTGCTAGCTACCAGAATTAGATAGAGAAACTACTGAAGAATATCACAAAACCTACAAGACATTAAGAAGGCGAAAGCACATCCATAAACCTAAAAACTAAATACTTAAGCCAATGTTTCGTTAAGGAGCCTATGATAACAACTTCAGAGTAACGTCTTACAGCACAAGACTTGGAAGATTGGAATCCCTTCCAAAAACAACCCAGCAAACAATAATGTGTAATTCTTCAAGAACCTTGTCGCTTAGTTGTTTGCACTTATCCAACCTCAAAAAAGATTAAGGCTATGTTCgattcccggaaaatttgagggaaaatgcaagggaaagattAACTCaccaatataaagattaaataatttgaaaatacataagtttttaactaattttaattatatctgattttctttggtattttccaTAGGACAAccaatatgagaaaatcattttccttggcattttttttttctctccttggtattttccaagaaccaaacataacctaaaattcattttcagcATCAGTCGTTCTAAGCATGTCATAGTAAACAATAATGAAGCATTCTCCACAAATGTTGTTGCTTAGTTGTCTGCACTTATCCATCAACCCAAAAAGAGGTTAAAGATAGTTCTCAACCTTCACCTAACTCACCCCAAAATGAGAGAACTAAAATGCCCAAAGATCAGAAGTCATAGGCAATCAAATGTGGCACATTGAAAACACATGGCCTAGGTGCATAGGTCCACATGGACTCATGGACTGCACAAAATTGGATATCAACAATCTCTTATCTGTTTTAGACTTAGTACGTTTTATTCTTATTCCTAAGAAATGAAAACAAGAGAAAAGTAGACAatccctttttccctttttgataTGCAAAAAAGTAGACaatctctttttccttttttgatatGCAAAAAAGTTGacaatccattttttattatgttcttaatttataaatatattttattattataaacattatttaaagAGTTGGTTTTTAAATTTGcacaaaattctaaataattcATAAGACAGCCAAATGCTAGAATGGGAATAAAAATTACCAGAAATTTCAAAATGTTGACTTCAACAAAGCATTAGAATGACAATCTCATATCACACTCCTAGCTCATTTTCGAAAGTATGAATGTATGATCTTCATTGAAACAATCACACCCTAACTTCTTCAACCAGCCCCTTTAGTAAACTAAGCTAATCCTTTCACAGTAGAAACCATAATTTCCCCTTCTTCACTCAGACCAAAAATCTCCACTACAACAACACAAATCACACCACTTTCCTCCATAATTTATTCACTTTGTTCCACATCTTCAGAGCCACTTGTATGCACTAGATTCACTAGCATGACAAGCCAAACTCCATAGGTCTATTAGAAAACTCCAAATTCACAACATGATACTTGAATTCCATCACAAGCCCTGTGCAAAGAAGTTACCTTGTAGCTTCTCAGCCCATAAGCAACTAAAACTGGGATGGACATGACTTGGTCCTAAATGCCAT is a genomic window of Vitis riparia cultivar Riparia Gloire de Montpellier isolate 1030 chromosome 1, EGFV_Vit.rip_1.0, whole genome shotgun sequence containing:
- the LOC117918284 gene encoding chaperone protein dnaJ 16; translation: MPAHRSKSEKTDAGKQLRRDPYEVLGVLRNSTDQEIKSAYRKMALKYHPDKNANDPKAADMFKEVTFSYNILSDPDKRRQYDTAGFEAVESEGQELELDLSNLGAVNTMFAALFSKLGVPIKTTVSATVLEDALNGVVTVRPLPLGQPVVKKVEKQCAHFYSVTLTEEEAQTGFVCRVQSSDKSKFKLLYFDQEEGGGLNLSLQEDSARTGKVTSAGMYFLGFPVYRLDQTVNSMAAAKDPDSAFFKRLDGFQPCEMTELKAGTHVFAVYGDNFFKSVSYTIEALCTAPFAEEKENLRAVEAQILTKRVELSNFETEYREVLTQFTEMTSRYAQEMQAIDDLLKQRNEIHASYSSAPSIKRSRSKNRGLSKDSKDDGQVKDKKPAFRERPKKKKWYNIHLKVDKSKPC
- the LOC117912999 gene encoding peroxidase 31-like; protein product: MKMGFLYTSLLSQPMAMPLLFMALAFSFLPHTQSKLSAAYYDKTCPLFKPIMREIISTKQINDPTTAAATLRLFFHDCMVEGCDASVLISSNSFNTAERDADINLSLPGDSFDLITRAKIAIEVQCPGIVSCADILAIATRDLIVMVGGPYYEVRLGRKDGFISKASRVDGNFATSSMSVSEMLSLFESKGFTAQEMVALTGAHTIGFSHCKEFSHRLYNFSKTSEFDPTYNPKYAEALRKLCANYTSNTAMAAFNDVVTPSKFDNMYYLNLKRGLGLLSTDHALYLDSRTRPYVDLYAANQTAFFQAFAHAMEKVSVHKIKTGRKGEVRRRCDSFNNFKTS